One Gordonia mangrovi genomic region harbors:
- the glgP gene encoding alpha-glucan family phosphorylase — MKAFRRFTVRVPLPTELADLTVLAHNLRWVWHEPTQDLFATIDPALWHATGDPLRLLADVEPERFLQLATDAGFRERLAAARDDLDRYLTGSRWFGDTTAEHGSTHLAATGIAYFSMEFGISEVLPIYSGGLGILAGDHLKAASDLGLPLVGVGLFYRSGYFHQGLSHDGWQVERYPVNDPTSLPLELLTDADEPVIVTISMPGGRVLNARIWVATVGRIPLLLLDSDVPSNDEELRGVTDRLYGGDQDHRIKQEILLGIGGVRAVREYVRVTGRPEPTVFHMNEGHAGFLGVERIREMVGRPGAAALDFDTAEAVVRASNVFTTHTPVPAGIDRFPRDMVNYYLDADQSGNSRLLPGLPVTTVLDLGDEADPGVFNMAHMGFRLGQRSNGVSQLHGVVSREMFADLWPGFDPDEVPIGAVTNGVHGPTWTARTWLDLSADDEVAQAAAVTAMSTDDIWQVRSTLRAGLVDEVRRRAHASARDRGFTEAELGWTADIFDPEALTIGFARRAATYKRLTLMLRDPDRMRRILTDPQRPVQLVIAGKAHPADDGGKALIQQVVRFTEDPELRMRIVFLPDYDISMARDIYAGCDVWLNNPVRPMEACGTSGMKSAMNGGLNLSILDGWWDEMADGENGWAIPSAEGVGDENRRDDLEAEALYTLLEETVIPLFYTRSATGVPDRWVEMVRHTLTRLGPQVQAGRMVRDYTTALYVPAADQFASICADDFAPARDLADYRHQLERSWPAVQIAGIDESGSGDSLDADSPQRVNLTFTAHVALGELSPERVCVQALVGRVDSDGEIIDPEIAEMSPTSETDPSGRTLFRATVVPTRSGRHGYTARVLPRHPQLSDDAELGLVRYPVGTAEDVGPGSSSGSLPEPA, encoded by the coding sequence GTGAAAGCCTTCCGCCGGTTCACCGTTCGGGTGCCGCTGCCCACCGAACTCGCCGACCTCACCGTTCTCGCGCACAATCTGCGGTGGGTGTGGCATGAACCCACCCAGGATCTGTTCGCCACCATCGACCCGGCACTGTGGCACGCCACCGGTGACCCGCTGCGGCTGCTGGCCGACGTGGAGCCCGAGCGCTTCCTGCAGCTCGCCACCGACGCCGGTTTCCGGGAACGTCTCGCCGCCGCCCGCGACGATCTCGATCGCTATCTGACCGGGTCACGGTGGTTCGGCGACACCACCGCCGAGCACGGCTCGACGCATCTGGCCGCCACCGGGATCGCCTACTTCTCGATGGAGTTCGGCATCTCCGAGGTGCTCCCGATCTATTCCGGAGGCCTCGGCATCCTCGCCGGCGACCATCTCAAGGCCGCGTCGGATCTGGGTCTACCGTTGGTCGGCGTCGGGCTGTTCTACCGATCGGGGTACTTCCACCAGGGTCTGTCCCATGACGGGTGGCAGGTCGAGCGGTATCCGGTCAACGACCCGACGTCGCTGCCCCTCGAGCTGCTCACCGACGCCGACGAGCCGGTGATCGTGACCATCTCCATGCCCGGCGGCCGGGTGCTGAACGCCCGGATCTGGGTGGCCACCGTCGGACGGATTCCGCTGCTGTTGCTCGACTCCGACGTGCCCAGCAACGACGAGGAACTACGCGGCGTCACCGACCGTCTCTACGGCGGCGACCAAGACCATCGGATCAAGCAGGAGATCCTCCTCGGCATCGGCGGCGTCCGGGCCGTTCGTGAGTACGTGCGGGTCACCGGCCGGCCCGAACCGACGGTCTTCCACATGAACGAGGGCCACGCCGGCTTCCTCGGTGTCGAGCGAATCCGCGAGATGGTCGGCCGCCCCGGCGCGGCAGCGCTGGATTTCGACACCGCCGAGGCCGTGGTGCGAGCGTCGAACGTCTTCACCACACACACGCCGGTACCCGCCGGGATCGACCGGTTTCCGCGGGACATGGTGAACTACTACCTCGATGCCGACCAGAGCGGGAACTCGCGGTTGCTGCCCGGCCTGCCGGTCACCACCGTGCTCGACCTCGGGGACGAAGCCGATCCCGGCGTCTTCAACATGGCGCACATGGGATTTCGACTCGGCCAACGAAGCAACGGCGTGTCCCAGTTGCACGGTGTGGTGAGCCGGGAGATGTTCGCCGATCTGTGGCCCGGCTTCGACCCGGACGAAGTGCCGATCGGCGCGGTGACCAACGGAGTGCACGGACCGACGTGGACGGCCCGGACCTGGCTGGATCTGTCGGCCGACGACGAGGTCGCCCAGGCCGCAGCCGTCACGGCGATGTCCACCGACGACATCTGGCAGGTGCGGTCCACGCTGCGCGCAGGTCTGGTCGACGAGGTCCGGCGCCGCGCCCACGCCAGCGCGCGGGACCGCGGATTCACCGAGGCCGAGCTCGGCTGGACGGCCGACATCTTCGATCCGGAGGCACTCACGATCGGCTTCGCCCGGCGTGCGGCGACCTACAAGCGGTTGACCCTGATGCTGCGTGATCCCGATCGGATGCGCCGAATCCTCACCGACCCGCAACGACCGGTCCAACTCGTCATCGCCGGCAAGGCACATCCGGCCGACGATGGCGGCAAGGCACTCATCCAGCAGGTCGTGCGGTTCACCGAGGACCCCGAGTTGCGGATGCGGATCGTGTTCCTGCCCGACTACGACATCTCGATGGCCCGCGACATCTACGCCGGCTGCGACGTCTGGCTGAACAATCCGGTCCGCCCCATGGAGGCCTGCGGCACGTCCGGGATGAAGTCGGCGATGAACGGCGGCCTGAACCTCTCGATTCTCGACGGCTGGTGGGATGAGATGGCCGACGGCGAGAACGGCTGGGCGATCCCGTCTGCCGAAGGTGTCGGCGACGAGAACCGACGAGACGACCTGGAGGCCGAGGCGCTCTACACGCTGCTCGAGGAGACCGTCATCCCGCTGTTCTACACCCGCTCGGCGACCGGGGTTCCGGATCGGTGGGTGGAGATGGTGCGGCACACGCTGACCCGGCTGGGGCCGCAGGTGCAGGCCGGCCGGATGGTCCGCGACTACACGACGGCCCTCTATGTACCGGCCGCCGACCAGTTCGCCTCCATCTGTGCCGACGATTTCGCGCCCGCCCGGGATCTGGCCGACTACCGTCATCAGCTCGAGCGCTCGTGGCCGGCGGTACAGATCGCCGGCATCGACGAATCCGGTTCGGGCGACTCACTCGACGCCGACAGCCCGCAACGCGTCAATCTGACGTTCACCGCACACGTGGCGCTGGGCGAGCTGAGTCCGGAACGCGTGTGTGTGCAGGCGTTGGTGGGGCGTGTCGACAGCGACGGCGAGATCATCGACCCGGAGATCGCGGAGATGTCGCCGACGTCGGAGACCGATCCGTCTGGCCGCACACTGTTCCGGGCCACCGTCGTGCCCACGCGTTCTGGTCGCCACGGCTATACCGCACGGGTTCTCCCGCGCCACCCGCAGCTTTCCGACGATGCCGAACTTGGGTTGGTGCGCTATCCGGTGGGCACGGCCGAGGACGTGGGTCCGGGGAGCAGCTCCGGCTCGCTGCCCGAGCCTGCTTGA
- the dop gene encoding depupylase/deamidase Dop: protein MQRIIGTEVEYGISAPGDPTANPIMTSTQAVLAYAAAAGVPRAKRTRWDYEVESPLRDARGFDLGRGSGPAPIIDADEIGAANMILTNGARLYVDHAHPEYSAPEVTDPMDAVIWDKAGERVMEAAARHVASVPGAPRLQLYKNNIDGKGASYGTHENYLMNRETPFTAVIAGLTTFFASRQVITGAGRVGIGQSGDEAGYQLSQRSDYIEVEVGLETTLKRGIINTRDEPHADPERYRRLHVIIGDANLAETATYLKVGTTALVLDLIEAGVDFSDIELARPVQAVHAISHDPSLAATVALTDGREVTALALQREYLERCMKFHESEHRDDTRAAHVLETWADVLDRLERDPMECADILDWPAKLRLLEGFRQREGLGWSAPRLHLIDLQYSDVRLDKGLYNRLVARGSMKRLVDESDVTRAISEPPQNTRAYFRGECLRRFGADVAAASWDSVIFDLGGDSLVRIPTLEPLRGSRAHVGRLLDSVDSAAELVDQLTTTT, encoded by the coding sequence ATGCAGCGAATCATCGGCACCGAGGTCGAGTACGGGATCTCCGCGCCCGGGGACCCGACCGCGAACCCGATCATGACGTCCACCCAGGCCGTGTTGGCCTATGCCGCGGCCGCCGGGGTGCCCCGCGCCAAGCGCACCCGATGGGACTACGAGGTGGAATCACCGCTGCGCGATGCGCGCGGCTTCGATCTCGGACGGGGCAGCGGCCCGGCACCGATCATCGACGCCGACGAGATCGGTGCGGCGAACATGATCCTCACCAACGGCGCGCGCCTCTACGTCGACCACGCCCACCCGGAGTACTCGGCTCCCGAGGTGACCGATCCGATGGACGCGGTGATCTGGGACAAGGCCGGTGAACGGGTGATGGAGGCGGCCGCACGTCATGTTGCGAGCGTGCCCGGCGCACCCCGCCTGCAGCTCTACAAGAACAACATCGACGGCAAGGGCGCCTCGTACGGCACCCACGAGAACTACCTGATGAACCGGGAGACGCCGTTCACCGCGGTCATCGCGGGCCTGACGACGTTCTTCGCCTCCCGGCAGGTGATCACCGGCGCCGGGCGGGTCGGCATCGGCCAGTCCGGCGACGAGGCGGGTTATCAGCTGTCGCAGCGGTCGGACTACATCGAGGTCGAGGTCGGCCTGGAGACCACGCTCAAGCGCGGGATCATCAACACGCGCGACGAACCCCACGCCGACCCTGAGCGGTATCGACGACTGCACGTGATCATCGGCGATGCGAACCTGGCCGAGACGGCCACCTATCTGAAGGTGGGCACCACCGCGCTGGTACTGGACCTCATCGAGGCGGGCGTGGACTTCTCCGACATCGAGTTGGCCCGGCCGGTGCAGGCGGTGCACGCCATCTCGCACGATCCGAGCCTGGCCGCGACGGTCGCGCTCACCGACGGCCGCGAGGTCACCGCGTTGGCGCTGCAGCGCGAGTACCTCGAACGCTGCATGAAATTCCACGAATCCGAGCACCGCGATGACACCCGCGCCGCGCATGTGCTGGAGACCTGGGCCGACGTCCTCGACCGTCTCGAGCGCGACCCGATGGAATGCGCCGACATCCTGGACTGGCCGGCCAAGCTGCGGCTGCTGGAGGGCTTCCGGCAACGCGAAGGACTCGGCTGGTCGGCACCGCGGCTGCATCTGATCGACCTGCAGTACTCGGACGTGCGGCTCGACAAGGGCCTGTACAACCGGTTGGTCGCCCGCGGCTCGATGAAGCGCCTCGTGGACGAGAGCGACGTCACCCGCGCCATCAGCGAGCCACCCCAGAACACCCGCGCCTACTTCCGAGGGGAGTGTCTGCGCCGATTCGGCGCCGATGTGGCCGCGGCGAGCTGGGACTCGGTCATCTTCGACCTGGGCGGCGATTCGCTGGTCCGGATTCCCACCCTCGAACCGTTGCGCGGCAGCCGGGCGCATGTCGGCAGGTTGCTCGACTCGGTGGACTCGGCGGCCGAACTCGTCGATCAACTGACCACCACCACCTGA
- a CDS encoding ubiquitin-like protein Pup, whose amino-acid sequence MAQEQTKRGGGDDDGDIGSDGGAGQERREKLAEDTDDLLDEIDDVLEENAEDFVRAYVQKGGQ is encoded by the coding sequence ATGGCGCAGGAACAGACCAAGCGTGGTGGCGGCGACGACGATGGGGACATCGGTTCGGATGGCGGCGCCGGTCAGGAACGCCGGGAGAAGCTCGCCGAGGACACCGATGACCTGCTCGACGAGATCGACGACGTGCTCGAGGAGAACGCCGAGGACTTCGTACGCGCGTACGTGCAGAAGGGTGGCCAGTGA
- the prcB gene encoding proteasome subunit beta has translation MSDRFGSLHPHHPSARPTPSTASSLGADISSFTDYLRAHAPEQLPQHRMECMSARATDEIPHGTTIVAVSYPGGVVLAGDRRATAGNLIATRDVQKVYITDEYSACGIAGTAGIAIEMVRLFAVELEHYEKIEGVPLTLDGKVSRLASMVRGNLGAAMQGLAAIPLLVGYDIDHDDPTERGRIFSFDVAGDRHEEFGGYQAIGSGSVFAKSSLKKLYRPDLDTGTALAIAIESLYDAADDDSATGGPDLVRKIFPMAVVVTAEGARDVDAGEIETAARAIIERRAAEHEGGSR, from the coding sequence GTGAGCGATCGGTTCGGTTCACTGCATCCCCACCACCCATCCGCACGACCCACCCCGTCCACCGCGTCGTCGCTGGGCGCCGACATCTCGTCGTTCACCGACTACCTGCGGGCACACGCACCTGAGCAGCTGCCGCAGCATCGGATGGAGTGCATGAGCGCGCGCGCCACCGACGAGATCCCGCACGGCACAACCATCGTCGCGGTGTCCTACCCCGGCGGCGTGGTGCTCGCCGGTGATCGACGGGCCACGGCGGGCAACCTCATCGCCACCCGCGATGTGCAGAAGGTCTACATCACCGACGAGTATTCCGCGTGCGGTATCGCCGGCACCGCGGGGATCGCCATCGAGATGGTGCGCCTGTTCGCGGTGGAGCTCGAACACTACGAGAAGATCGAGGGCGTCCCGCTGACGTTGGACGGCAAGGTCAGCCGTCTGGCATCGATGGTGCGCGGCAACCTCGGCGCCGCGATGCAGGGTCTGGCCGCGATTCCGCTGCTGGTCGGCTACGACATCGACCACGACGACCCGACCGAGCGGGGTCGCATCTTCTCCTTCGACGTCGCCGGCGACCGGCACGAGGAGTTCGGCGGCTACCAGGCCATCGGCTCCGGATCGGTCTTCGCGAAGTCGTCGCTGAAGAAGCTCTACCGTCCCGACCTCGACACCGGGACGGCGCTGGCGATCGCCATCGAGTCGCTCTACGACGCCGCCGACGACGACTCGGCCACCGGCGGTCCGGACCTGGTGCGCAAGATCTTCCCGATGGCGGTGGTCGTCACCGCCGAGGGGGCGCGCGACGTGGATGCCGGCGAGATCGAGACGGCGGCCCGTGCCATCATCGAACGCCGCGCCGCAGAGCACGAAGGGGGCTCGCGATGA
- the prcA gene encoding proteasome subunit alpha, with protein MTFPYYASAEQIMRDRSELARKGIARGRSVIALTYADGVLFVAENPSNTLRKTSEIYDRVGFAAVGKYNEFESLRKAGIQLADMRGYSYDRADVTALSLANTYANALGSVFTEQPKPYEVELCVAEVAKYGKPRPSQLYRISYDGSIADETRFLVMGGANEAITAALRESYEPDLDLPAALALAVAALTAPAEANGSSGGSTTSSAPAAPRELAATDLEVAILDRNRPRRAFRRLSAAAVEDLMPAAAQPDGAQTDGAGSTGTPATDGDPTSNPDS; from the coding sequence ATGACGTTCCCGTATTACGCCAGTGCCGAACAGATCATGCGCGATCGGTCGGAACTGGCGCGCAAAGGTATCGCCCGAGGACGCAGCGTCATCGCGCTGACCTACGCCGACGGTGTGCTGTTCGTCGCGGAGAACCCGTCGAACACCCTGCGCAAGACCAGCGAGATCTACGATCGGGTCGGGTTCGCCGCGGTCGGGAAGTACAACGAGTTCGAGAGCCTGCGCAAGGCCGGCATTCAGCTCGCCGACATGCGTGGGTACAGCTATGACCGGGCCGACGTCACGGCGTTGTCGCTGGCCAACACCTACGCCAACGCGCTCGGCTCGGTGTTCACCGAACAGCCGAAGCCCTACGAGGTCGAATTGTGCGTCGCGGAGGTGGCCAAGTACGGAAAGCCGCGGCCGTCGCAGCTGTACCGCATCTCCTACGACGGATCCATCGCCGACGAGACGCGTTTTCTGGTGATGGGTGGTGCGAACGAGGCGATCACGGCCGCGCTGCGCGAGAGCTACGAACCGGATCTCGACCTGCCGGCGGCGCTGGCGTTGGCGGTGGCCGCCCTGACGGCTCCCGCCGAGGCGAACGGATCGTCGGGCGGATCGACCACGTCGTCGGCGCCCGCGGCACCCCGCGAACTCGCCGCCACCGATCTCGAGGTCGCGATCCTCGACCGCAATCGGCCGCGCCGCGCGTTCCGGCGGCTCAGTGCCGCGGCCGTCGAGGACCTGATGCCGGCGGCGGCGCAACCCGATGGTGCCCAGACCGATGGCGCCGGGTCCACCGGCACTCCCGCCACCGATGGGGACCCCACATCGAATCCCGATTCCTGA